One Clupea harengus chromosome 11, Ch_v2.0.2, whole genome shotgun sequence DNA window includes the following coding sequences:
- the LOC116222395 gene encoding uncharacterized protein LOC116222395 isoform X2, translating into MIGVNFSLNVYEYLLLFALFCIPFKLGMILRCTDEWLVVVVVCLSGIRAAEGLTCTVHPQGDGSALYQISAPAKPNREYDWKINGMVVAHEDDSDGTIVLKHNGTFLLLKAHHSNTTYTVDTAEGRVSVPCYGPLSLGEPPHDDANKSNWGAILAGVVISLLALLVILPVGFCWWKKKGCFRKKKRSKKILRPLSS; encoded by the exons ATGATTGGAGTGAATTTCAGTCTAAACGTTTATGAGTATCTTTTGCTTTTTGCGTTGTTTTGTATTCCTTTTAAACTCGGAATGATACTTCGTTGCACAG atgaatggctggtggtggtggtggtgtgccTGAGTGGGATTAGGGCTGCAGAAGGTCTGACCTGTACAGTTCACCCGCAGGGAGATGGATCTGCTCTTTATCAGATCAGTGCACCAGCAAAGCCCAACAGGGAATATGACTGGAAAATCAAC GGTATGGTTGTTGCCCATGAGGACGATTCTGACGGAACTATAGTGCTTAAGCACAATGGGACCTTTCTTCTTCTCAAAGCCCATCATTCGAATACCACCTATACAGTGGACACCGCAGAG GGGCGTGTTTCTGTCCCCTGCTATG GCCCTTTAAGTCTGGGTGAGCCGCCACATGATGATGCCAACAAGTCAAATTGGGGAGCCATTTTGGCTGGTGTTGTCATTTCCCTCCTTGCCCTCCTTGTCATCCTACCAGTTGGCTTCTGCTGGTGGAAAAAGAAGGG ATGTTTccggaagaaaaaaaggagcaaGAAGATCCTGAGGCCTCTAAGCAGCTGA
- the LOC116222395 gene encoding uncharacterized protein LOC116222395 isoform X3, producing the protein MTHRGTDEWLVVVVVCLSGIRAAEGLTCTVHPQGDGSALYQISAPAKPNREYDWKINGMVVAHEDDSDGTIVLKHNGTFLLLKAHHSNTTYTVDTAERMEHTRRCRLAAVTCLLNSTNTQKEKMRGARGVHKQPLRRARGVHKHPLRKARGVHKHPLRGARGVHKHPLRKARGVHKQPL; encoded by the exons ATGACACATCGAGGCACAG atgaatggctggtggtggtggtggtgtgccTGAGTGGGATTAGGGCTGCAGAAGGTCTGACCTGTACAGTTCACCCGCAGGGAGATGGATCTGCTCTTTATCAGATCAGTGCACCAGCAAAGCCCAACAGGGAATATGACTGGAAAATCAAC GGTATGGTTGTTGCCCATGAGGACGATTCTGACGGAACTATAGTGCTTAAGCACAATGGGACCTTTCTTCTTCTCAAAGCCCATCATTCGAATACCACCTATACAGTGGACACCGCAGAG AGGATGGAGCACACACGCAGATGTAGACTGGCAGCAGTAACATGTTTACTGaattccacaaacacacagaaggagaaaaTGAGGGGGGCAAGAGGCGTACACAAACAGCCCCTGCGGAGGGCAAGAGGCGTACACAAACATCCCCTGAGGAAGGCAAGAGGCGTACACAAACATCCCCTGAGGGGGGCAAGAGGCGTACACAAACATCCCCTGAGGAAGGCAAGAGGCGTACACAAACAGCCCCTGTAA
- the LOC116222395 gene encoding uncharacterized protein LOC116222395 isoform X1 has translation MIGVNFSLNVYEYLLLFALFCIPFKLGMILRCTDEWLVVVVVCLSGIRAAEGLTCTVHPQGDGSALYQISAPAKPNREYDWKINGMVVAHEDDSDGTIVLKHNGTFLLLKAHHSNTTYTVDTAERMEHTRRCRLAAVTCLLNSTNTQKEKMRGARGVHKQPLRRARGVHKHPLRKARGVHKHPLRGARGVHKHPLRKARGVHKQPL, from the exons ATGATTGGAGTGAATTTCAGTCTAAACGTTTATGAGTATCTTTTGCTTTTTGCGTTGTTTTGTATTCCTTTTAAACTCGGAATGATACTTCGTTGCACAG atgaatggctggtggtggtggtggtgtgccTGAGTGGGATTAGGGCTGCAGAAGGTCTGACCTGTACAGTTCACCCGCAGGGAGATGGATCTGCTCTTTATCAGATCAGTGCACCAGCAAAGCCCAACAGGGAATATGACTGGAAAATCAAC GGTATGGTTGTTGCCCATGAGGACGATTCTGACGGAACTATAGTGCTTAAGCACAATGGGACCTTTCTTCTTCTCAAAGCCCATCATTCGAATACCACCTATACAGTGGACACCGCAGAG AGGATGGAGCACACACGCAGATGTAGACTGGCAGCAGTAACATGTTTACTGaattccacaaacacacagaaggagaaaaTGAGGGGGGCAAGAGGCGTACACAAACAGCCCCTGCGGAGGGCAAGAGGCGTACACAAACATCCCCTGAGGAAGGCAAGAGGCGTACACAAACATCCCCTGAGGGGGGCAAGAGGCGTACACAAACATCCCCTGAGGAAGGCAAGAGGCGTACACAAACAGCCCCTGTAA